From a region of the bacterium genome:
- a CDS encoding iron-sulfur cluster assembly scaffold protein has protein sequence MNEEYPQVYLDHFQQPRYVGVLEPCSHRAALTTNHPGCHDQLELYLRIVDDVIEDIRFRGRLCSGSLAAASLLCTKLHRQSVSVAQSITEQDLRIEWGVVPPGKEHSLKLVIDTLQLAIKSPE, from the coding sequence ATGAACGAAGAGTACCCGCAAGTCTACCTCGATCACTTCCAACAGCCACGTTATGTTGGGGTTCTGGAACCGTGTTCACATCGAGCAGCGTTGACGACGAATCACCCCGGTTGTCACGATCAATTGGAATTGTATCTCCGAATTGTTGATGATGTGATCGAGGATATCCGGTTTCGCGGACGATTATGTTCCGGCTCACTTGCCGCCGCTTCGTTGCTTTGTACGAAACTCCACCGACAATCCGTTTCGGTGGCACAATCAATTACCGAACAGGATTTGCGTATCGAGTGGGGAGTGGTTCCTCCCGGAAAAGAACATTCCCTAAAGCTGGTAATCGACACTTTACAGCTTGCGATAAAATCTCCGGAATAA